Proteins from a genomic interval of Burkholderia cepacia GG4:
- a CDS encoding 23S rRNA (adenine(2030)-N(6))-methyltransferase RlmJ has translation MLSYRHGFHAGNHADVLKHAVVVQLLRYLNKKDKSYWYIDTHAGAGVYSLRDGYAAKTSEFDTGIGPLWNDKNLPEALGDYIDEVRALNDDGELHYYPGSPYLAWRSMREQDRMRLFEMHTTEIDVLRHNFRDAGRRAMIFAGDGFEGVKALLPPPPRRALVLIDPSYEDKKDYARTVTCVTECLKRFATGCYAIWYPQVARVESQRFPEQLKRLQPNNWLHLTLTVSNPPADGLGLYGSGMFILNPPYTLAQSMNEALPYLVERLGQDSGARCQIEQRGN, from the coding sequence ATGCTCAGTTATCGTCACGGTTTTCACGCAGGCAACCACGCGGACGTGCTCAAGCACGCCGTCGTCGTCCAGCTGCTGCGCTACCTGAACAAGAAGGACAAGTCGTACTGGTACATCGATACGCACGCCGGCGCCGGCGTATATTCGCTGCGCGACGGCTATGCCGCCAAGACGTCGGAATTCGACACCGGCATCGGCCCGCTGTGGAACGACAAGAACCTGCCCGAGGCCCTGGGCGATTACATCGACGAAGTCCGCGCACTGAACGACGACGGCGAGCTGCACTACTATCCGGGCTCCCCGTATCTCGCGTGGCGATCGATGCGTGAACAGGACCGCATGCGCCTGTTCGAAATGCACACGACCGAAATCGACGTGCTTCGTCACAACTTCCGCGATGCGGGGCGACGCGCGATGATCTTCGCCGGTGACGGTTTCGAAGGCGTCAAGGCGCTGCTGCCGCCGCCGCCGCGGCGCGCGCTGGTGCTGATCGATCCGTCCTACGAGGACAAGAAGGACTACGCGCGAACCGTGACCTGTGTCACGGAATGTCTGAAGCGTTTCGCGACCGGTTGCTACGCGATCTGGTATCCGCAGGTCGCGCGTGTGGAGTCACAGCGTTTTCCGGAGCAGCTCAAGCGGCTGCAGCCGAACAACTGGCTGCACCTGACGTTGACGGTATCGAATCCGCCTGCAGACGGCCTGGGCCTGTACGGCAGCGGAATGTTCATCCTGAATCCGCCGTACACGCTCGCGCAGAGCATGAATGAAGCGCTGCCCTATCTCGTGGAACGGTTGGGACAGGACAGCGGCGCCCGTTGCCAGATCGAGCAGCGCGGAAACTGA